Below is a window of Actinomycetes bacterium DNA.
GCCCGACCTGACAGTGCTCCATCACTCAGCGTGACCAGGGAACGATGCTTGCCCAACTTGCCTCCGGGGAGAGAATCGGCCCAAGGAGATCCGACCACCCGGGGGGGACCAATGGCACTTCCGCCACCTGACGTGTTGACCGAGGATGGCTCCGAGCTGTTCGGCGGCTACGACTCGGTCGACATCCTCGTTGGCATCCCGTCTTACCAGAACGGCAAGACCATCGGCCACGTGGTCCGAGCGGTCGAGGCCGGGCTGCGCAAGTACTTCCCTGCCCGCCGCTCGCTGATCGTGATCTCCGACGGCGGCTCGACCGACGGGACCAGACAGGCCGCGCTCGAGGCCTCCACCGCTGGCGACGAGGCGCTGCTGCTGCTCGACCCGAAGACCGTGGCCCCCGACAAGGTGGCGTTCACCTACACCGGGATGTCCGGGAAGGGCTCGGCCTTCCGCTCCATCTTCGCGGTCGCCGACAGCCTGGATGCCCGTGCCTGCGCGGTGTTCGACGCCGACCTGCGCTCGGTCAGCCCGGAGTGGGTCGACCGGCTCGTCGGTCCCGTGCTGGACCACGGCTACGACCTGGTCGCGCCCATGTACGCGCGGCACAAGTTCGACGGCACGATCACCAACTCGATCGCCTTCCCGATCACAGCCGCCCTCTACGGCCGCTGCCTGCGCCAGCCGATCGGCGGCGACTTCGGGTTCTCGGGCCGGCTCGCCGGCCACTGGGCCGCCAAGCAGGTGTGGAACACCGACGTGGCCCGCTTCGGGGTCGACATCTGGATGACCACGGTCGCGCTGTGCGAGGGCTTCAGCGTCTGCCAGACGGTCCTGGGCGCCAAGCTGCACGACGCCAAGGACCCGGGCAAGGACCTTGGCCCCATGTTCCGCCAGGTCGTGGGCAGCCTGTTCGCGCTCGCCGGGCGGTACGTCGACCACTGGACGGGCACCACCGAGATCCAGCCGGTGCCGACCTTCGGCTTCCGTTCCGCAACCTCGACCGAGGAGATCCGCGTCAACTCGGACCGCCTGCTCTGGCGCTTCGTCGAGGGGTACGTGACCCACCAGAAGGTCTGGCGCCAGGTGCTCGCGGCCGAGAACCTGGCCGGGGTCGTGAGGGCGATCCAGGAGGCGGCCGACCGGCCCGAGGGCTTCCGGCTGCGCGTCGACCTGTGGGCGAGGATCTGCTACGACTACCTGCTCGCCTACAACGCCCAGGTCATGGACCACGGCAAGCTGATCGACTCCTTGATCCCGCTGTACTTCGCCCGCACCGCCACCTTCATCGCCGAGGTGCGGGGCGACACCCCCGAGGAGGCCGAGGCCCGGGTCGAGTCCTACGCCGAGGTGTTCCGGGAACTCAAGCCCTACCTCGTGCGCCGCTTCGCCGAGACCGGCCGCTCCCGCCGTCTGGGCGAGCAGCGGGTCTCCGGCGAGGAGCGCCGCCCGGGCGACGACACCAGCGAGTTCATGGCCATCCGCTCTCCCTGAGCGGGTGCGGGCCGGGGCGTCTCCCGGGCGGGTGCGGAGCGGGGCATCTCCCTGAGCGGGTGCGGAGCGGAGCGGGTCGTCTCCCGGGGCGGTCGCGGGCCGGGGTGGCGGAGCGGTCGCGGGCCGGGGCATCTCCCTGAGCGGTCCCGGGGCGGGGCGTCTCCCGGGGCGGGTGCGGGCCGCGGCGGCGGGCTGGGGGCGGAGCGGTGGCCCGGCTGGATCAGGCTCCTCCGGCCTGGACGTGGCCGCGCAGGTCCTCGTGACTCACCGAGGCCAGCGTCGGCCCGTTGCCCAGCCGGAACGGGACGATGGTGACGTTCACGTTGTCCATCTCGCCCAGCACCTTGAACACCCCGAGCGCGGTCCGGTCGTGCAGGAGGCGGTGCCAGAACTTGCTGTAGCCGCGCTTGGGGATCAGCACCGTGACCTCGGTGTCGGGCCTGACCAGCTCGGCGATGGTCTCCTCGACCGTGGCGAGCAGGTTGCGGTCCGGGCAGTCGACCACCTCGAGCGGGATCGGGATGTGCACCTTGGCCCAGAGCTGGGCCAGCTCGCGGGCATGGTCGGGGTCGACGGCGACGTGCACCGCGGTGATCGAGAGCGGGTTGAGCTGGCGGGCGTACTGCAGGCCTCCCAGGGTGGCCCGGTCCAGGTCCTCGACCAGCACGACCACCTCGTGGCGGGGCTTGGGCGGGGCGAGCCGCTGCGACGCCTCGACCTTCAGCTCGGCCACCTCGGAGCGGTAGGCGCTCTGGGTGCGCAGCAGCAGCAGCACGATCACCGGGATGGCCACGACCACCATCCACGCGCCCTGGTTGAACTTGGCCACGATGATCACCAGGAGGACGACGAAGGTGACCAGCCCGCCGACGCCGTTCACGGCCAGCCCCGCCCGCCAGCCCCGCTCCCGGTGCTTGAGGTGACGCCTGGTCATGCCGAGCTGGGCCAGGGTGAACGAGGTCACCACCCCGATCGCGTACAGCGGGATGAGCGCGGAGACGCGGGCCCGGAACCCGATGATCAGCACGATGGCGATGGCCGAGAGCACGATGATCCCGTTGGAGTAGACCAGCCGGTGCCCGCGCTTGCGCAGCTGCCTGGGCAGCAGCGCGTCCTCGGCCGCGAAGGAGGCCAGCAGCGGGAAGCCGGAGAACGAGGTGTTGGCCGCCAGCACCAGGATGAGCAGGGTCGCCGCCTGGAGGAGCAGGAACGCGGCGTGCCCGACCGCGCTCGAGTCGGCGGCCAGGACGTAGCGGGAGAGCTGGGACAGCACGGTCGGGAAGCCGGACTCGAAGGGGTGGATGCCCAGGTGGCCGGCGAGGTAGCTGATGCCGACGAACAGCGACCCCATGATGAAGGCCATGGCCAGCAGGGTCCGCTTGGCGTTGTGGGCCTCCGGGCGCCGGAACGCCGACACGCCGTTGGAGATCGCCTCTACGCCGGTCAGGGCGGTGGTCCCCGACGCGAACGCGCGCAGGATGAGGAAGAGCGTGACCGCGCCGACGGCCTGGCCGGCGCCGTGGAGCTCGGCCTGCTCGGCGGGCGAGTACCCGATCGGGGACAGGCCGCCGGCGGCCACCCGCCAGATGCCCACCACCACCATCGCGCCCACGCTGACGACGTACACGTAGGTCGGGACCGCGAAGATGCGGCCGGCCTCGCGGATGCCGCGCAGGTTGCCCCAGGCGAGCAGGACCACGAAGCCGACCGAGATCCAGACCACGTAGGGCTGGAGCCAGCCGTACACGCTCACCATGGCCGCCACGCCGCTCGACACGCTCACCGCCACCGTGAGCACGTAGTCGACGAGCAGGGCGGCCCCGGCGACCGAGGCGACCAGGTTGCCGAAGTTGTCGCGGCTCACCACGTAGGCGCCGCCGGCCGACGGGTAGGTCTCGATCACCTGCCGGTAGGAGATGACGAGGAGCAGCAGGAGGGCGGCGATGCCGAGCGAGACCGGCAGCGTGAAGCCGATGGCGGCCGCGGTGACCAGGACGATCAGGATCTCCTCGGTGGCGTAGGCGGTGGAGGAGATCGGGTCGGACGAGAACACGGCCAGTGCCACCCGCTTGCTGATGCGCTCGTTGATCAGCTGCGACGT
It encodes the following:
- a CDS encoding glycosyltransferase; translated protein: MTEDGSELFGGYDSVDILVGIPSYQNGKTIGHVVRAVEAGLRKYFPARRSLIVISDGGSTDGTRQAALEASTAGDEALLLLDPKTVAPDKVAFTYTGMSGKGSAFRSIFAVADSLDARACAVFDADLRSVSPEWVDRLVGPVLDHGYDLVAPMYARHKFDGTITNSIAFPITAALYGRCLRQPIGGDFGFSGRLAGHWAAKQVWNTDVARFGVDIWMTTVALCEGFSVCQTVLGAKLHDAKDPGKDLGPMFRQVVGSLFALAGRYVDHWTGTTEIQPVPTFGFRSATSTEEIRVNSDRLLWRFVEGYVTHQKVWRQVLAAENLAGVVRAIQEAADRPEGFRLRVDLWARICYDYLLAYNAQVMDHGKLIDSLIPLYFARTATFIAEVRGDTPEEAEARVESYAEVFRELKPYLVRRFAETGRSRRLGEQRVSGEERRPGDDTSEFMAIRSP
- a CDS encoding APC family permease, with product MAAVILEPAATGRNVLREAVRRRARARHTGWTSARCGVMEAALATNLKPELKQVPPVPRESRRYQSPLYRAKRVLLGAPLKTSQLINERISKRVALAVFSSDPISSTAYATEEILIVLVTAAAIGFTLPVSLGIAALLLLLVISYRQVIETYPSAGGAYVVSRDNFGNLVASVAGAALLVDYVLTVAVSVSSGVAAMVSVYGWLQPYVVWISVGFVVLLAWGNLRGIREAGRIFAVPTYVYVVSVGAMVVVGIWRVAAGGLSPIGYSPAEQAELHGAGQAVGAVTLFLILRAFASGTTALTGVEAISNGVSAFRRPEAHNAKRTLLAMAFIMGSLFVGISYLAGHLGIHPFESGFPTVLSQLSRYVLAADSSAVGHAAFLLLQAATLLILVLAANTSFSGFPLLASFAAEDALLPRQLRKRGHRLVYSNGIIVLSAIAIVLIIGFRARVSALIPLYAIGVVTSFTLAQLGMTRRHLKHRERGWRAGLAVNGVGGLVTFVVLLVIIVAKFNQGAWMVVVAIPVIVLLLLRTQSAYRSEVAELKVEASQRLAPPKPRHEVVVLVEDLDRATLGGLQYARQLNPLSITAVHVAVDPDHARELAQLWAKVHIPIPLEVVDCPDRNLLATVEETIAELVRPDTEVTVLIPKRGYSKFWHRLLHDRTALGVFKVLGEMDNVNVTIVPFRLGNGPTLASVSHEDLRGHVQAGGA